The region CAGTGAGATTTTAGGGTCTACAAATATGACGATTCATGATTGATGGACTGGCCCACCGCTCAATCTAATTCGAGCCTCCTAATTGGCCTCTTATTTGCCATTGAGTATCAGTAGCGGTGAATATTCTTGGCGCCTCTATATACTCTATCAATGCGTAGTTGGTTGAATTGTTTGACTGTTCCAGATATATCCAGGTGCAGTATAACCAGCAGTATAACTATTGTTTCAATCCTCAGCTTACCACTACAGCCTTACATTGTATCTTGAATACTACAGCGATAACCGACCTAATAAATGTTCTACTTAAACAGCAATCTTTTGATTCCCTGTTAAAGATGGCCACGCCTCCAGACAGATGGTATACTTGGGAAAGATACATGGCTTGATAATACCACGCTGCCACCTCCACGCATCCAACGCCTCGTCCACAGACACCGGGCAGATATCCTCATTGCCATAGGCCCGGATCCGGAGCTGGTCAAGCTGCATAAGCATACTCGCCGTGGCATCGCCCTGCAGCAGCACCCCGTTCTCCAACGACCGGCCCTGGTGCACCATATGACACTGCGTGGGCCATAGATACGATGTCCCCAGGTACGCAGTATCCCCGTCCGCGACGATAGTATTAAAATGCGGCCTTGGCTCCCACCAGCTCGTGTCCTCGACGCGCAGGGTCTGGCGATACTGCAAGAGGGCGTCCGtgagcagcagcgccgaTGTAGGGTCGACCTCGCGGACCTGCAGATGCACGTCCACCCCGTTCGCGGCGCGGTCGATCAGCGTCTGCGTTACCCTGGGGTCTACGAGCTCGGAGATGCTGACCATCAGGCTCCGCGACGCGCCGCGGATCAGGGCGTCCTGCGCACGACTGATATACGTCAAGCCCGCGACTGGGTCGTTGATCACCACTCCGAGACTCGCGAGCTCGGAAGCCAGTTCTGCGCGGCGCTCGTCGGTTGCGTCTTCATGGATGGCCTCATCTGTGTACCGCTGGAACGCTTCTGCAGCCGCAGGGGGTAATTCGATGGAGAAATCCGCCTTGTCGATGGGTCGTGTGTCCATGACGGCTCCGGTACTGAAGAGCACATGGgtgtcgatgatgatgcctTTGGCATGCATGACCTGGCGAGGTCCGCCGGCAGGGGTGGTAAACATATTCACATGGATTTCGTTATCAGCAAGGACGTTTAGATACCGGTGGTACTCTGGCGATTCCTGGAACTCGGTCGGTCCAAGCTTCGATGCGACAATCGACATCTCAGCGTCAGGGTTCTGGATCCGGAAGTCTAACAGTGCATTGAGAACAGGCCGCGCATCGCCCTGGTTGCTCATGGAGAGGTTGAACACGGTCAGCCTGCGAGGTGCGTCCTCGATGCTGTCCACAGGCTGCGCATGGTCTCGGATGAACTGCTCAAACACGGCGAGATGCTCGGCACCGTTGGTCAATAGAGGGAATGTGCCAGGGGGCAGACTCCCCAGCAGCGGATCCAGCGAGCATCTACCATTCCGACTCCTCCCAACAATCGTGGCCTGGCTACGGAGCTCGTCTTCTCGGAACAGGAAAGCATCGACATCAAAGCTGGCCTCGAAATCGAGAGACATCACACTCTCATAGCGCGGTGCAACTTGCGCCGGGTCGATTACAATACTCTGCTCGGTCCCGTTGTATGGTATACCGGTGGCAACCAGCTGGCCGCCATCTCCCACGCGAATTATATACGGACCATCCAGCTCACAGCCACGCAGACGAGCCTCGAACTGGTCCCCGCGACGAAGCGGCATCGGCATCTCAGTCCGCGGTACCATAGAAGCCATCCGTATAATCCCATGCTTCAACGGCCCCAGGACATGCAAGCCATTCTCGCCTGGAAACAGCACGCGCGTCAAGTCCGCACTAGCCACCGTGAACATAGACGGCGGGTCTCTCGGGTTGATCAGTTGCAGCGTCGTGTCTAGCATGTGCATATCCGGAGCAGCTTCCAGCGATACGACACGCCAGGGCACACCGTCGAGAATCGCCGGGCGGCCCGCGAACTCCTCTATGCGCATGTCTTGGTGCATTGCGCGCTGGTCTCGCAGGAGCAGTTCGTGGGAGGGGCTCACGCCCATCACGTCGTAGAGTTTTCCATCGAGCTGGACTGGTCTTGGGGGGCGCGCTCGCTCTTTACGCAGTCGTGCGTGCAGGGGGAGGATCGGATCGTAGGGTACTCGCATTGCATTGCCAGCCGGGCTGTTGGGCTGCGTCCCGGATCTTGATAGGTGTGGATATAAGACGTCTAGATCACTTTGCTCCCAGTGAAGCGGGATGTTCGTCGGAGCGCATGCTGGAGGTACAGCTCCATGGGGTTAACCGTTATATTAGTACTGATGTCGATCTGTTACTACAAAATAGCATCATGTATGCAGCAGTGATGTCAATGTGTCCTGGGCCACTCGAACAAACTCGCACTACTGCAAGGAGGAAAGCTCTCATCTGTGATTGAAGGAAAGGAACTCAAGAGGAGGGATTTTCCGTCACATCAGCCACCTATCCTGTCGAGTGTCTACAGGCTTCGCCCAGATGAGGTGCTCCTCACGCGACCAATTACTTGCAATGGACACACGATCTGCAATGATCGACTGCTTCGCGACGAACCGTGAACAGAAGACCAGGAGCACAGCAGTCAGAAAGACCCACTGGCTCTGTCACCGGCGGACCCAGATGACCCGTCCCATTCTAATGAATCGATGACAGCATGAACAAGTTGTTGAATGATCAGGACAAATATATTACAGAAACACCTTCAAGGACAGGAGTAATGGAAGGAGTCGGGAGAGGATCGGCCCCTCGAGGCACGAACCCCTCGATGATCGTCGATGGGCTGGCTGAACAATCCTTTGGAGCTGGCTGCATTCCATGAACCATTCACAGGCCATTCACGGGCTGGGGTCAAGTCTGACACTGTGGGGATCAGGAGCTCCATGAACCATTCATCACCTTTCCCACTTATTGCGTACCTGCTATACAGATCAGGCAGAAGATAATGGACTGGCTGCCTATGAACATGCAGTCTTACAGGCAATGCTAGGAACAAATAGTGGGACCCGACAAATGTATTGGAATTGGCCCGTTATTTAGCTGGTATGGCTTGTACAAGTCTATCCTCGAAGGCAGATTCAATTCCAGAATTTATCTCTTTAATTCAAATGACAACCGccaattaatatattttaaattatacaCCATTCACAACTAAACCATCAACGCTAGCCCAATCCAAGCCCAGTCATTACCTATATTTATATCCTGTTCAAGCCATGATACCCTGGTCAGACTCAGAGGGAGCCTCCCTCCCCTCAGCAGCCTTATCGCCCTCGCCACCAACCTTAGTAACCCCCTTCTCAGCAAGCACATCACTATGCATCCGATACGCGCGCTCCATATCCCAATAAAACGGACTCTTCGTCGAAAACAGCGCATCAATCGACTCAAGCGACCGGTTGCGCGTCTCGGGGTAAAACAGATACACGATCGGGATCCAGAGCAGGTTAAGTCCAGCCAGGAGGAAGTAGCTGCGGCTCTTCAGGCTGTCGAACATAATCGGGTTGACCAGCGTCGTCATTCCAACGCCAATCGCCCACCCCGTGATACCGAAGCCGTTGCCTTGCGCGCGCAGGTCGGATGGGAAGATCTCGGTGGGGACGAGGAAGGCCACTGTGCCCCAGGTCGCGGCGTAGccgaggttgaagaggaagagcattGCGACGGCCGCTGGGGCGTAGTTGGATGCTTTTTCGGGGTTGTGGAGGGAGGCTTCGTAGACGGAGCCGGCCTAGTTCAGTCAGTATGGGGCTCACAAGTTTGTGGGAGTAGAACTGTAACGTACCACAATCTCGACGGCGAAGAGACTAAGGGCGCCGAACATCAAGCACAGTCTTCGCCCGAGGCGGTCGACAATCTGCGCGCTGATTATGGTGccgatgatgccgatggtgTTGATTCCTCCCGCCAGACCGTTTTGTGTCAGGCTGCTGTACCCAGCCTGGCTGAGGAGAGTGGGCGAGTATGCCGTGATGGCCTGTGAGTGTTAGCAGATATGACAGACATAACGCTGGGTCAGGTGCATACCGTGATACCAGTCCAGGAAGCCATGATCTGGAGCCAAACACACAGCCAGGCGCGACGACCAAGATTAAGCCCCGGTCGGTTCCCCTTGCCGATGAGGATCTTGACAAACTGAATTGGCGAGCTGCGCTGGCTGTCTTGCGCGACCGCGATAATCTCCATATACTCACGGTCGATCTGCTCCTGGGTGGCCTTGTGGCGGCGGATCCTAGTCAACAGATCGCGCGCTTCCTCGTTGCGACCGACCGATGCATAGTATCGGGGACTATCGGGGAGCATCTTGATGAAGGCCACCAGCACGAGAGCCGGAATGCACTGGAAGGCGAGTTGGAAACGCCATCTGATGTCGGAGTAgccgttgttgatgaaggcaAGACCAAAAGACAGCCAGTACGCGACCGAGATTCCGAGGTCTACAGAGTCAGACAGATATATGCAACGGGTATTAAATCAACTTACagttggcgatgaagacaTAACCAAGGAAACCACCGCGGTGCTCGGCAGACGAAGTCTCAGACACCAGCACAGGGGTAATACCAGTCAACGCTGTCCAGTCAGTATTTCTCTATAAAGAATTGATAAGAAGGCTCGCACCTCCAGTCCCAATACCAGTCACCACTCGGGCAACCAGCATAAAATCGGAGCTCTGAATCGCAGCCTGCAATGCGCCCCCGATCAGCGCGAAAACTGCGCCGATGAACAGGCCATTAATCCGGCCAATGcgatcagccagccagccaccagcaaAGCAGCCGAAGATACATCCGAGATAATAAACACTGACGATGCCGCCTTGGTGGGTGGTGTCGGTCACAGTGCCATCAGGTTCGCCAATCCCAACCTCAGTCACATAGTAAGGCGCGGCGTTGACGCCGCCCATGACACCCTGGTCATATCCTTCGAAGAAAATACACACCAACGAGAAAACCTGGATCGCGACATTGAGCTGACGCGGCGAGAGACGCCGCCAGAGAGTGGTGTAGCCCATGGTGCCGATGAGGTCGTGGGCGAGCTCGAACTCCGGGTGGACGAGCGCGGGTCAAAAGAATGTATATATACCAAATAAGCCAAGGACGCGATTGAATCCGGCTCCAGGGACTCCAGCTCCGCTCAACCTGGGGACGCGCTTCAGAGACGGGGTAGTTGACTACGGCAGGATCAGTCGTGCAGCTCCATCACGAAAACCCGGGGAGATCAAGCCACCACGGTGGGCGCAAGATCTGGAACCGACAGCACGGGCCTGGGCCAGTAGCGCAAGACCTTGAAGAGAGAGGCAACATGAGGGCAAGGGATTGGCAGGGATTGGCAGGGATGGGGCAGAAAAGTGGAGGGTTCGTCAGAATCTGCAGAAATGGAAATTAGGAATAGACTCAACAACTTAAGCGACAGCCACTTAGCCGAATAGCCGTTCTACCAGATAGCCGGTTACGCGCTCAGGCAGAAGACTCTGAGGGTGGCCAAACCGTCGGGGGTTCTCCGGGCGtcagtctcagtctcagtGCCTGTTTCAGATCAGATAAGAGTAAgactcgtcgtcgtcttggACTTCTTTAGCTGCGTAGTCGTAGACTCCTAACTCAACTGCATCACACCATGGCTGCCCCCTCCAGCCATGCTCTCGAGCTCACCGTGCTCGGCCTTAACAGCGGCACGTCCATGGTATGTTTACACTTCTTTACAGTACTACAGTAGTCGGTATTAACTGCCCAGGACGGCATCGACTGTGCCCTGTGCCACTTTCGCCAGGAGACCCCCGAGTCGCCCATGCACTTTGAGCTGCTCAAGGTAAGCTGCCATGGACAAACACTCTGTATGCCGCAGACGCTCATATTTCCAGTACGGAGAAATCCCCCTTGAGCAAACTATCAAGAAG is a window of Aspergillus puulaauensis MK2 DNA, chromosome 4, nearly complete sequence DNA encoding:
- a CDS encoding uncharacterized protein (COG:S;~EggNog:ENOG410Q99Q;~antiSMASH:Cluster_4.1), yielding MRVPYDPILPLHARLRKERARPPRPVQLDGKLYDVMGVSPSHELLLRDQRAMHQDMRIEEFAGRPAILDGVPWRVVSLEAAPDMHMLDTTLQLINPRDPPSMFTVASADLTRVLFPGENGLHVLGPLKHGIIRMASMVPRTEMPMPLRRGDQFEARLRGCELDGPYIIRVGDGGQLVATGIPYNGTEQSIVIDPAQVAPRYESVMSLDFEASFDVDAFLFREDELRSQATIVGRSRNGRCSLDPLLGSLPPGTFPLLTNGAEHLAVFEQFIRDHAQPVDSIEDAPRRLTVFNLSMSNQGDARPVLNALLDFRIQNPDAEMSIVASKLGPTEFQESPEYHRYLNVLADNEIHVNMFTTPAGGPRQVMHAKGIIIDTHVLFSTGAVMDTRPIDKADFSIELPPAAAEAFQRYTDEAIHEDATDERRAELASELASLGVVINDPVAGLTYISRAQDALIRGASRSLMVSISELVDPRVTQTLIDRAANGVDVHLQVREVDPTSALLLTDALLQYRQTLRVEDTSWWEPRPHFNTIVADGDTAYLGTSYLWPTQCHMVHQGRSLENGVLLQGDATASMLMQLDQLRIRAYGNEDICPVSVDEALDAWRWQRGIIKPCIFPKYTICLEAWPSLTGNQKIAV
- a CDS encoding putative MFS sugar transporter (COG:G;~EggNog:ENOG410PGM3;~InterPro:IPR005829,IPR005828,IPR003663,IPR036259, IPR020846;~PFAM:PF00083,PF07690;~SMCOG1169:sugar transport protein;~TransMembrane:12 (i15-32o67-86i93-113o119-141i153-171o191-208i282-303o323-340i347-367o379-407i419-437o449-468i);~antiSMASH:Cluster_4.1;~go_component: GO:0016020 - membrane [Evidence IEA];~go_component: GO:0016021 - integral component of membrane [Evidence IEA];~go_function: GO:0022857 - transmembrane transporter activity [Evidence IEA];~go_process: GO:0055085 - transmembrane transport [Evidence IEA]), translated to MGYTTLWRRLSPRQLNVAIQVFSLVCIFFEGYDQGVMGGVNAAPYYVTEVGIGEPDGTVTDTTHQGGIVSVYYLGCIFGCFAGGWLADRIGRINGLFIGAVFALIGGALQAAIQSSDFMLVARVVTGIGTGALTGITPVLVSETSSAEHRGGFLGYVFIANYLGISVAYWLSFGLAFINNGYSDIRWRFQLAFQCIPALVLVAFIKMLPDSPRYYASVGRNEEARDLLTRIRRHKATQEQIDREYMEIIAVAQDSQRSSPIQFVKILIGKGNRPGLNLGRRAWLCVWLQIMASWTGITAITAYSPTLLSQAGYSSLTQNGLAGGINTIGIIGTIISAQIVDRLGRRLCLMFGALSLFAVEIVAGSVYEASLHNPEKASNYAPAAVAMLFLFNLGYAATWGTVAFLVPTEIFPSDLRAQGNGFGITGWAIGVGMTTLVNPIMFDSLKSRSYFLLAGLNLLWIPIVYLFYPETRNRSLESIDALFSTKSPFYWDMERAYRMHSDVLAEKGVTKVGGEGDKAAEGREAPSESDQGIMA